The following nucleotide sequence is from Nocardioides eburneiflavus.
CGTCCCTCGAGGATCGCTCGCTGACGCACGACGTCGCGCTCGCGGTCGACCTGCTCACCGAGCTCGCCGAGCTCTGAGGGCGGTCGTCCGTCTCGCGGGGACCCGGCGAATGTCTGGGATCGCAGACGGCATGCGGTCTCCCGGCATGTACACACCTCGCCGTGCCAAGTGCAATTGCGACATGGATCAGGTGTCTGCGCCAGGTCCTCCATCCACCAGCCAGCAATCGAGGTGAGCTCCGGATGATCCGGTTCGACTCAGTGACCAAGGCATACCCTGACGGCACCGTCGCGGTCGGAGGGCTGGACATCACGGCCCCCACGGGCAAGATCACCGTCCTGGTGGGACCGTCCGGCTGCGGCAAGACGACCTCGCTGCGGATGATCAACCGGATGATCGAGCCGACCGGCGGCCAGATCTCGATCGACGGGCGCGACACCGCGACGATGAACGCCTCGGAGCTGCGGCGTGGGATCGGGTACGTGATCCAGCAGGCAGGTCTGTTCCCGCACCGCACGATCGCCGCGAACATCGCCACCGTGCCGCTGCTGCTCGGCTGGGAGAAGAAGAAGGCACGGGCTCGCGCCACGGAGCTGCTGGAACGCGTCGGGCTGCCGGCCTCGTTCGCCGGTCGCTACCCGAGCCAGCTCTCCGGCGGCCAGCAGCAGCGCGTCGGGGTCGCCCGCGCGCTGGCCGCAGACCCACCGGTGATGCTGATGGACGAGCCGTTCAGCGCGGTCGACCCCGTCGTACGCGAGCAGCTGCAGGACGAGTTCCTCCGGTTGCAGGGTGAGCTGGGGAAGACGATCGTGTTCGTCACCCACGACATCGACGAGGCCGTCAAGCTGGGTGACCAGGTCGCGGTGCTCCGAGTGGGTGGCGTGCTGGCCCAGCTGGCCGACCCGGCACACCTGCTGGCGCAGCCGGTCGACGACTTCGTGGCCGACTTCGTGGGCCGCGACAGGGGCTATCGCGGCCTCGGCTTCCGCTCGGTTCCCGAGCTTCCGCTCCGTCCGGAGCCGACGGTGCGTCTCGGTGCCACCAGGGACGAGGCGAGTGCGGCAGGTGCCCTGGACGACTGGTTGCTGGTGACCGACGAGAACCGCAGACCCCTCGGGTGGGTCGAGCCGTCCAGGCTCGACGGGACTGTCGAGTCCGAGAGGCTGCATCGCGGCGGCACGGTCGCGCCGGTCAACGGAACGCTGCGCAGCGCGCTCGATGCCGCCCTGTCCTCCCCGAGCCGGCGCGGCGTGATCGTCGACGAGACGGGAGCGCTGGTGGGCACGGTGCTCGGCCACCAGGTGCTGTCCGCGATCGAGACCTCCACGCGTCCACCCGCCCCGGGCGTGGACCCGAGGAGAGGAGCGTGACATGACCTGGTTCACCGAGCACTTCTCCGAGGTGCTCACCCTCACGGGCAAGCACCTCTACCTGGCCGGGGTCCCGCTCGTCCTCGGGCTCATCATCGCGATCCCCCTGGGCTGGCTGGCCAGGCGCCACAAGGCGCTGTACCCACCGCTCATCATCGGGACCGGCCTCCTTTACACGATCCCGTCGCTGGCCCTCTTCATCCTGATGCCGGTCCTGATCGGCACCCGGATCCTGGACCCCGTCAACGTGGTGGTGGCGATGACGATCTACACGGTGGCGCTCCTCGTCCGCACGGTGGCGGACGGCCTGGGTGCCGTACCCGAGTCCGTGAACCAGTCGGCCACCGCGATGGGCTTCAACCGCCTCCGGCGACTGTTCACGGTCGAGCTCCCGCTGGCGGTCCCGGTCATCGCGGCCGGACTGCGGGTGGCGGCGGTGAGCAACGTCAGCATCGTCAGCGTCGCCGCCATCATCGGCGTGCCGCAGCTCGGGTCACTCTTCACCGACGGCTTCCGCCGCAACTTCGCCGACCCGATCGTGGTCGGCATCGTCGCCTGCGTCCTGCTGGCCCTCCTGTTCGACCTGGTGATCATCGGGATCACTCGCCTGATCACTCCGTGGCAGCGGATCGGGAAGGTCGCCTGATGAACGACATCGTCACCTGGCTGACCGACCCCGCCCACTGGTCG
It contains:
- a CDS encoding ABC transporter ATP-binding protein, which encodes MIRFDSVTKAYPDGTVAVGGLDITAPTGKITVLVGPSGCGKTTSLRMINRMIEPTGGQISIDGRDTATMNASELRRGIGYVIQQAGLFPHRTIAANIATVPLLLGWEKKKARARATELLERVGLPASFAGRYPSQLSGGQQQRVGVARALAADPPVMLMDEPFSAVDPVVREQLQDEFLRLQGELGKTIVFVTHDIDEAVKLGDQVAVLRVGGVLAQLADPAHLLAQPVDDFVADFVGRDRGYRGLGFRSVPELPLRPEPTVRLGATRDEASAAGALDDWLLVTDENRRPLGWVEPSRLDGTVESERLHRGGTVAPVNGTLRSALDAALSSPSRRGVIVDETGALVGTVLGHQVLSAIETSTRPPAPGVDPRRGA
- a CDS encoding ABC transporter permease codes for the protein MTWFTEHFSEVLTLTGKHLYLAGVPLVLGLIIAIPLGWLARRHKALYPPLIIGTGLLYTIPSLALFILMPVLIGTRILDPVNVVVAMTIYTVALLVRTVADGLGAVPESVNQSATAMGFNRLRRLFTVELPLAVPVIAAGLRVAAVSNVSIVSVAAIIGVPQLGSLFTDGFRRNFADPIVVGIVACVLLALLFDLVIIGITRLITPWQRIGKVA